One Oceanithermus desulfurans DNA segment encodes these proteins:
- the pstC gene encoding phosphate ABC transporter permease subunit PstC — MRSRWYGKLGDRAFTALLVGLGLAVMLVAVLLAWELASGGAEAFRTFGFWGFAAGRAWNAVAGQFGAWPFLLGTVITSAAALTLAFLPALAAAIAVAEYAPRWLAEVVAYLIDLLAALPSVVYGLWGIFVLVPLVRDHVEQPLFLWSAEHAPALMGVLGPPTGIGMLSAVLVLALMIVPYASSLARDAIRLVPRDQREAMYALGATRWEVVRRVVLPYARGGIFAGVVLALARAIGETMAVTMLIGNSGQLPYSVFGPAATMASLIANEFAEAEGGLQLASLLAVGFLLLLLSLVVNLIADFILRRMSVGEGRK, encoded by the coding sequence GTGCGAAGCCGCTGGTACGGAAAACTGGGCGACCGGGCCTTCACCGCCCTACTCGTGGGGCTGGGGCTCGCGGTGATGCTCGTCGCCGTTTTGCTGGCCTGGGAGCTGGCCTCGGGCGGCGCGGAAGCCTTCCGCACCTTCGGCTTCTGGGGGTTCGCCGCGGGCCGCGCCTGGAACGCGGTGGCGGGGCAGTTCGGAGCCTGGCCCTTCCTGCTCGGCACCGTGATCACCAGCGCCGCCGCCCTGACGCTGGCCTTCCTGCCGGCGCTGGCCGCGGCGATCGCCGTCGCCGAGTACGCCCCGCGCTGGCTCGCCGAGGTCGTGGCCTACCTGATCGACCTGCTGGCGGCGCTGCCGAGCGTCGTCTACGGGCTGTGGGGCATCTTCGTCCTGGTGCCCCTGGTGCGCGACCACGTGGAGCAGCCCCTCTTCCTCTGGAGCGCGGAACACGCGCCCGCCCTCATGGGGGTGCTCGGGCCGCCCACGGGCATCGGCATGCTCTCGGCGGTGCTGGTGCTGGCGCTGATGATCGTGCCCTACGCCTCCTCGCTGGCGCGCGACGCCATCCGCCTGGTGCCGCGCGACCAGCGTGAGGCCATGTACGCCCTCGGCGCGACCCGCTGGGAGGTGGTGCGGCGGGTGGTGTTGCCCTACGCGCGCGGGGGCATCTTCGCGGGCGTGGTCCTGGCGCTGGCACGCGCCATCGGCGAGACGATGGCCGTGACCATGCTGATCGGTAACTCCGGGCAGCTGCCCTACAGCGTCTTCGGGCCTGCGGCGACGATGGCCAGCCTGATCGCCAACGAGTTCGCCGAGGCCGAAGGCGGGCTGCAGCTCGCCAGCCTGCTGGCCGTCGGCTTTCTGCTGCTGCTGCTTTCGCTGGTCGTCAACCTGATCGCCGACTTCATCCTGCGGCGGATGAGCGTGGGGGAGGGGCGGAAATGA
- the pstA gene encoding phosphate ABC transporter permease PstA, producing MNLRRRYLRDRVMVALVYLGTLLVLLPLGFILLHVFTQGIGALDWAFFTQPPAPPGEGGGGMLPAIVGTFVIDLMALAMGGLLGLGGGVLMAEYPDHPLNRPLRLVANVLGGVPAILMGLFAFVLVVEPMGGFSAFSGAVALAILMIPIIMRATEEVLRILPWELREAGLALGLPRWRVTLSLILPAAKGGIVTGLLLALARAAGEAAPLLFTAFGNPFLSFDPLGPMDSLPLKIYVYAISPYEDWIRQAWGAALLLALLLMVTNYLARRAMRRS from the coding sequence ATGAACCTGCGCCGCCGCTACCTGCGCGACCGCGTCATGGTCGCCCTCGTCTACCTGGGCACGCTGCTGGTGCTGCTGCCGCTCGGGTTCATCTTGCTGCACGTCTTCACCCAGGGGATCGGCGCCCTCGACTGGGCCTTCTTCACCCAGCCGCCCGCCCCGCCGGGCGAGGGCGGCGGGGGCATGTTACCGGCGATCGTGGGCACCTTCGTCATCGACCTGATGGCGCTGGCCATGGGCGGCCTGCTGGGGTTGGGCGGGGGCGTGCTCATGGCCGAGTACCCCGACCACCCGCTGAACCGGCCGCTGCGGCTGGTGGCCAACGTGCTCGGCGGCGTACCCGCGATCCTCATGGGGCTGTTCGCCTTCGTTCTCGTCGTCGAGCCCATGGGCGGGTTCTCGGCCTTTTCGGGCGCGGTGGCCCTGGCCATCCTGATGATCCCCATCATCATGCGCGCCACCGAGGAGGTGCTGCGCATCCTGCCCTGGGAGCTGCGCGAGGCGGGCCTGGCCCTGGGGCTGCCCCGCTGGCGGGTGACGCTCAGCCTCATCCTGCCCGCGGCCAAGGGCGGCATCGTCACCGGGCTGCTGCTGGCGCTGGCGCGGGCCGCCGGGGAGGCGGCGCCGCTGCTCTTCACCGCCTTCGGCAACCCCTTCCTCTCCTTCGACCCGCTGGGGCCGATGGACAGCCTGCCCCTGAAGATCTACGTCTACGCCATCTCGCCCTACGAGGACTGGATCCGTCAGGCCTGGGGCGCGGCGCTGCTGCTGGCGCTCTTGCTGATGGTGACCAACTACCTGGCGCGCCGGGCGATGCGCCGGAGCTGA
- the pstB gene encoding phosphate ABC transporter ATP-binding protein PstB, producing the protein METQNLTVHYGKSAGVKNVSLPVHDRKITALIGPSGCGKTTFLRALNRMHDLNPIVRIEGRVLLDGEDLYAPGVDPVAIRRRVGMVFQRPTPFPTMSIFENVVAGLRLVGVRDRERLMAVAERSLRAAALWDEVKNRLNEPAVGLSGGQQQRISIARALAVEPEVLLMDEPTSALDPISTQAIEDLLAGLKEQVTIVIVTHNMQQAARVSDYTAFFLNGDMIEYGPTEKLFTNPADPRTEAYITGRFG; encoded by the coding sequence ATGGAGACCCAGAACCTGACCGTCCACTACGGCAAGAGCGCCGGCGTGAAGAACGTCAGCCTCCCCGTGCACGACCGCAAGATCACCGCGCTCATCGGTCCTTCGGGTTGCGGCAAGACCACCTTCCTGCGCGCCCTCAACCGCATGCACGACCTCAACCCGATCGTGCGCATCGAGGGCCGGGTGCTGCTTGACGGCGAGGACCTCTACGCCCCCGGGGTGGACCCGGTGGCGATCCGCCGGCGCGTGGGGATGGTCTTCCAGCGGCCCACCCCCTTTCCTACGATGAGCATCTTCGAGAACGTCGTCGCCGGCCTCAGGCTGGTGGGGGTGAGGGACCGGGAGCGCCTGATGGCCGTGGCCGAGCGCTCGCTGCGGGCCGCGGCGCTTTGGGACGAGGTCAAGAACCGGCTGAACGAGCCCGCGGTGGGGCTCTCGGGCGGGCAGCAGCAGCGCATCTCGATCGCGCGGGCGCTCGCCGTCGAACCCGAGGTGTTGCTCATGGACGAGCCCACGAGCGCCCTCGACCCCATCTCCACCCAGGCCATCGAGGACCTGCTCGCGGGCCTCAAGGAGCAGGTCACGATCGTGATCGTGACCCACAACATGCAGCAGGCCGCGCGCGTATCCGACTACACCGCCTTCTTCCTGAACGGCGACATGATCGAGTACGGACCCACCGAGAAGCTGTTCACCAACCCCGCGGACCCGCGCACCGAGGCCTACATCACCGGGCGGTTCGGCTGA
- a CDS encoding SixA phosphatase family protein, which produces MTEVHLIRHARAQPRREGLPDGERALTAAGEAQAERLRAALERLEVRYALLWTSPLLRARQTADHLAPLAEVVAEEPALAGGWGPELLERLLVRGKTVAVVAHEPELSRVAAELLAGDPERAATFAFKKSGLLALRMRTGGAELRYLLTPGVLRRLL; this is translated from the coding sequence ATGACCGAGGTGCACCTGATCCGCCACGCCCGCGCGCAGCCGCGGCGTGAAGGCCTGCCCGACGGTGAGCGCGCCCTCACCGCGGCCGGCGAGGCGCAGGCGGAGCGGCTGCGGGCGGCGCTCGAGCGCCTGGAGGTCCGCTACGCCCTGCTCTGGACCAGCCCGCTCCTGCGCGCCCGCCAGACCGCCGACCACCTGGCCCCGCTGGCCGAGGTGGTGGCCGAGGAGCCGGCGCTGGCGGGCGGCTGGGGGCCGGAGCTGCTCGAACGCCTGCTGGTGCGCGGGAAGACCGTGGCCGTGGTGGCCCACGAGCCCGAGCTGAGCCGGGTCGCCGCGGAGCTGCTCGCGGGGGACCCGGAGCGCGCGGCGACGTTCGCCTTCAAGAAGTCGGGGCTGCTGGCGCTGCGGATGCGGACGGGCGGGGCCGAACTGCGCTACCTGCTCACCCCCGGGGTGCTGCGCCGGCTGCTATAG
- a CDS encoding Ppx/GppA phosphatase family protein, which produces MERVGIVDLGSGTARLVVYAYEPGHHYRLVDELREPVRLGQGLATTGRIAPEAAWRALGFLAAVQDYARATGLERIDAFATSAVRSAANAQELLEPARRMGIGLRVLSGTEEARYGVLAVAAGFDFEDAWVVDLGGGSAQLSRMRGRGFAGGAAYPLGAVRLSERFLAHDPPKPREVEALAAEVRGWLQDVVGELRARPLPLVAMGGTVRNLARAVQRARRYPLERLHGYFLSAADLDELSERLLGLRAAQRRRVPGLSPDRADVIVAGALVYRTLLQEAALPGLWISGLGVREGAFFRHFLPPPHRPACVRELHLASLEARFPQPAAHTQSVRDLAARLFAALAPRFRLGEGDARLLDAAARLHDVGLAIDFYDHHKHGAYLVLQHTLAGWSHREQALLALLVRYHRKGRPRPGALAAVLEPGDAERLVRLAAILRLAEHLERGRSGRVRRLEVEVGADTVTLRVGGPENPWVEVWEAQKDGALFERAFGLRLAVQSL; this is translated from the coding sequence ATGGAACGGGTGGGGATCGTGGACCTGGGTTCGGGGACGGCCCGGCTCGTCGTCTACGCCTACGAACCCGGCCACCACTACCGCCTCGTCGACGAGCTGCGCGAGCCGGTACGGCTGGGGCAGGGGCTCGCGACCACGGGCCGGATCGCGCCCGAGGCCGCCTGGCGGGCGCTGGGCTTCCTGGCCGCGGTGCAGGACTACGCCCGCGCCACCGGCCTGGAGCGGATCGACGCCTTCGCCACCAGCGCGGTGCGCAGCGCCGCCAACGCCCAGGAACTGCTGGAGCCGGCGCGGCGGATGGGGATCGGGCTGCGGGTGCTTTCGGGGACCGAAGAGGCCCGCTACGGGGTGCTGGCCGTGGCCGCCGGCTTCGACTTCGAAGACGCCTGGGTCGTGGACCTGGGCGGTGGCAGCGCCCAGCTGAGCCGGATGCGCGGCCGCGGTTTCGCCGGCGGGGCCGCCTACCCCCTGGGGGCGGTGCGGCTCAGCGAGCGCTTCCTCGCCCACGACCCCCCGAAGCCGCGCGAGGTGGAGGCGCTCGCCGCCGAGGTGCGCGGCTGGCTGCAAGACGTCGTAGGCGAGCTGCGCGCGCGCCCCCTGCCGCTGGTGGCCATGGGCGGCACGGTGCGCAACCTGGCGCGGGCGGTGCAGCGCGCCCGCCGCTACCCGCTCGAGCGGCTGCACGGCTACTTCCTGAGCGCCGCCGACCTGGACGAGCTGAGCGAACGCCTGCTGGGCCTGCGCGCCGCGCAGCGGCGGCGGGTGCCCGGCCTCTCGCCCGACCGCGCCGACGTGATCGTCGCCGGGGCCCTGGTCTACCGCACCCTGCTGCAAGAGGCCGCCCTCCCCGGCCTGTGGATCTCGGGGCTGGGCGTGCGCGAGGGCGCCTTCTTCCGGCACTTTCTGCCGCCGCCGCACCGGCCGGCGTGCGTGCGCGAACTCCACCTCGCCAGCCTCGAGGCCCGTTTCCCCCAACCCGCAGCGCATACCCAGAGTGTACGCGACCTGGCGGCGCGGCTCTTCGCGGCGCTGGCGCCGCGGTTCAGGCTGGGCGAAGGCGACGCCCGCCTCCTCGACGCCGCCGCGCGGCTGCACGACGTCGGCCTGGCCATCGACTTCTACGACCACCACAAGCACGGCGCCTACCTGGTGCTGCAGCACACCCTGGCCGGCTGGAGCCACCGCGAGCAGGCGCTCTTGGCCCTGCTGGTGCGCTACCACCGCAAGGGCCGCCCCCGGCCCGGCGCGCTCGCGGCGGTGCTCGAGCCCGGCGACGCCGAGCGGCTCGTGCGGCTGGCGGCGATCCTGCGGCTCGCCGAGCACCTGGAGCGCGGTCGCAGCGGCCGGGTGCGGCGGCTGGAGGTCGAGGTCGGCGCGGACACGGTCACCCTGCGCGTGGGCGGCCCCGAGAATCCCTGGGTCGAGGTCTGGGAGGCCCAGAAGGACGGCGCGCTCTTCGAGCGCGCCTTCGGGCTGCGGCTCGCGGTCCAGAGCCTATAG
- a CDS encoding phospholipase D-like domain-containing protein, protein MKLGRERSWFRFNQRVLLTARRDDVPLLEKLRYLAIFAANTDEFFSARVYRLFRASRERPRVPREYRTLLAEVQAYVREARELFGELRPRLEAAGLRLLEPQQLSATEARYFGAYLAEEVAPKTDLLDAAQVHDLSSGALYFAAGHRRLRYLLRQPEQRRFLPVPGRPGAFVRLGALVRARSDLFLPEPMPMYELRLTRIAQLEAARMDWEELPLALETRLDGAPSRLELEAGFPWRTALARSLELLDDEVFEQPPPLDLRALFELADLDLPGLRFPPLRPRRRRGFARDPFACLRGRDVTLYHPRDDFGQVVGFARAAARDPGVRRLRATLYRVGRENPILDALIEAADRGKEVEVLLEGRARFDELVNLYWRLHFEGHGVRVLDYPPGAKVHAKLFLAEADHGVYAHLGTGNYNPKNGRLYTDLSYFTARPQLTADVAAYFDALAAGRTPQLKTLASGAAARERLLAKIAAVARDRGEVIVKANHLTDARLLRALARAADRGARVRLLVRSTLTLLHPRFEAVSLVGRFLEHARLAAFRTAGGWEVWASSADWMERNFDRRLEVFFPVVDGEARRRLLRLLRAQFADDVNAFVLAADGSQRPRWAGNRDSQRRLL, encoded by the coding sequence GTGAAGCTCGGCCGCGAACGCTCCTGGTTCCGCTTCAACCAGCGGGTGCTGCTCACCGCCCGCCGCGACGACGTGCCGCTGCTCGAGAAGCTGCGCTACCTGGCCATCTTCGCCGCCAACACCGACGAGTTCTTCTCCGCCCGGGTCTACCGCCTCTTCCGGGCCTCGCGCGAGCGTCCGCGGGTGCCCCGCGAGTACCGCACCCTCCTGGCCGAGGTGCAGGCCTACGTGCGCGAAGCCCGCGAGCTCTTCGGGGAGTTGCGGCCCCGGCTCGAGGCCGCGGGGCTGCGGCTGCTCGAGCCGCAGCAGCTCAGCGCCACCGAGGCCCGCTACTTCGGGGCCTACCTGGCCGAGGAGGTGGCCCCCAAGACCGACCTGCTCGACGCCGCCCAGGTGCACGACCTTTCCTCGGGGGCGCTCTACTTCGCGGCCGGGCACCGGCGGCTGCGCTACCTGCTGCGGCAGCCGGAGCAGCGGCGCTTCCTACCGGTGCCCGGGCGCCCCGGCGCCTTCGTGCGGCTGGGGGCGCTGGTGCGGGCGCGCAGCGACCTCTTTCTGCCCGAGCCGATGCCGATGTACGAGCTGCGCCTGACCCGCATCGCCCAGCTCGAGGCCGCGCGCATGGACTGGGAGGAGCTGCCGCTGGCTTTGGAAACGCGGCTCGACGGCGCCCCCAGCCGCCTCGAGCTGGAGGCGGGCTTTCCCTGGCGCACCGCCCTCGCCCGCAGCCTGGAACTCCTCGACGACGAGGTCTTCGAGCAGCCCCCTCCGCTCGACCTGCGCGCCCTCTTCGAGCTCGCGGACCTGGACCTTCCCGGGCTGCGCTTCCCCCCGCTGCGCCCGCGGCGGCGGCGCGGCTTCGCGCGCGACCCCTTCGCCTGCCTGCGCGGGCGCGACGTCACCCTCTACCACCCCCGGGACGACTTCGGCCAGGTGGTCGGCTTCGCCCGCGCGGCGGCGCGCGACCCCGGGGTGCGCCGCCTCCGCGCCACGCTCTACCGGGTGGGCCGCGAGAACCCCATCCTGGACGCGCTCATCGAGGCCGCCGACCGCGGCAAGGAGGTGGAGGTGCTGCTCGAGGGGCGGGCCCGTTTCGACGAGCTGGTCAACCTCTACTGGCGGCTGCACTTCGAGGGGCACGGGGTGCGGGTCCTCGACTACCCGCCCGGGGCCAAGGTGCACGCCAAGCTCTTCCTCGCCGAGGCCGACCACGGCGTCTACGCCCACCTGGGCACCGGAAACTACAACCCCAAGAACGGCCGCCTCTACACCGACCTTTCCTACTTCACCGCCCGCCCGCAGCTGACCGCCGACGTCGCCGCCTACTTCGACGCCCTGGCCGCGGGGCGGACGCCGCAGCTCAAAACCCTGGCCAGCGGGGCCGCCGCCCGCGAACGGCTGCTCGCCAAGATCGCCGCGGTGGCGCGCGACCGCGGTGAGGTCATCGTCAAGGCGAACCACCTCACCGACGCGCGGCTGCTGCGCGCGCTGGCGCGGGCCGCCGACCGCGGGGCGCGGGTGCGTCTCCTGGTGCGCTCCACGCTCACCCTGCTGCATCCGCGCTTCGAGGCCGTCAGCCTGGTGGGCCGCTTCCTCGAGCACGCCCGCCTCGCCGCCTTCAGGACCGCGGGGGGCTGGGAGGTGTGGGCCTCGAGCGCCGACTGGATGGAGCGCAACTTCGACCGCCGGCTCGAGGTCTTCTTCCCGGTCGTCGACGGCGAGGCCCGCCGGCGGCTGCTGCGGCTGCTGCGCGCCCAGTTCGCCGACGACGTGAACGCCTTCGTTCTCGCGGCCGACGGCAGCCAGCGGCCCCGCTGGGCCGGGAACCGCGACAGCCAGCGAAGGCTTCTCTAG
- a CDS encoding sensor domain-containing diguanylate cyclase: MRGPWVPVLIVVLLLLLGYWTESMTFGAFAVFMAAWFWGGLAGLGAAAVAWLMYLGHGMSDRTMLLDALGLAFVAAGGHLLKRRADALALRQARIRGSLRAILHASKRVARFEDPDELLRRAPRFFEEGPARGACVLRVEGDEIRVESGDCRPEEWREPLLRASQGDEPLYLDGGGRGPYRFLVPMCDRYVLCVEPAGPLEEDERDLITAFANLVCLVRRRLQENREAEQFSRLMTALASSRSLSEASEKVIQLLLPVLGASSGLVVIFRGGRFEPLAMVGRVPAAERELLENGLPAGWGGVWRSYIQRRPLFIEDYGAFDLKVDSVYEAGVQSLAFLPVSGERRARIVLVIQDDKVRSWEDEEREFLVLVARGLGLMAEQFLTRERMNDLLQLEREVFDSPIELAYDRLLAYAVRLVPGGEAGSLLVRTPEDDFRYTASLGYEQEGLKKIRFSLEDVRDVWYGAGEEAWLRGEPRVFSAVEQDIAEVSYKTAPIEVIDQAGRVREIKANLCLPIVYQGEVLAVLNIESFSDPEAFDDESVEAARVFAQQAALLLHEQHYRNLLERAAHTDPLTGLPNRRAFDEEFAVMWQSAERYGYPLSVLVMDLSRFKEINDRYGHAAGDQVLVRVGRVLSEITRNGDRIFRWGGDEFAVLMPHTVLLGAVRAAERYARAIEQVCVETTCVGVNIGAAAFPEDTRDPAELIKLADARMYQAKRSGLVVEPRS; this comes from the coding sequence ATGCGCGGACCCTGGGTGCCTGTTCTGATCGTCGTGCTCCTGCTGTTGCTGGGGTACTGGACCGAGTCCATGACCTTCGGCGCCTTCGCCGTCTTCATGGCCGCCTGGTTCTGGGGCGGCCTCGCCGGCTTGGGGGCCGCCGCGGTCGCCTGGCTGATGTACCTGGGGCACGGCATGTCGGACCGGACGATGCTGCTCGACGCCCTGGGGCTGGCCTTCGTGGCCGCGGGCGGCCACCTGCTCAAGCGCCGCGCCGACGCCCTGGCCCTGCGTCAGGCGCGCATCCGCGGCAGCCTGCGGGCCATCCTGCACGCTTCCAAGCGGGTGGCCCGCTTCGAGGACCCCGACGAGCTGTTGCGGCGGGCGCCGCGCTTCTTCGAGGAGGGTCCGGCGCGCGGGGCCTGCGTGCTCCGCGTCGAGGGCGACGAGATCCGCGTCGAGTCGGGCGACTGCCGTCCCGAGGAGTGGCGCGAGCCGCTGCTGCGCGCCAGCCAGGGCGACGAACCCCTCTACCTCGACGGCGGCGGTCGCGGCCCCTACCGCTTCCTGGTGCCCATGTGCGACCGCTACGTGCTCTGCGTCGAGCCGGCGGGCCCGCTGGAAGAGGACGAGCGCGACCTGATCACCGCCTTCGCCAACCTGGTCTGCCTGGTGCGCCGGCGGCTGCAGGAAAACCGCGAGGCGGAGCAGTTCAGCCGCCTCATGACCGCGCTGGCCTCCAGCCGCAGCCTGAGCGAGGCCTCGGAGAAGGTGATCCAGCTGCTGCTGCCGGTGCTGGGGGCCAGCTCCGGCCTGGTGGTCATCTTCCGCGGGGGGCGTTTCGAGCCGCTGGCCATGGTGGGCCGGGTCCCCGCGGCCGAGCGCGAGCTGCTGGAGAACGGCCTGCCCGCCGGCTGGGGCGGGGTCTGGCGCAGCTACATCCAGCGCCGCCCGCTCTTCATCGAAGACTACGGGGCCTTCGACCTCAAGGTCGACTCGGTCTACGAGGCCGGGGTCCAGTCGCTGGCCTTCCTGCCGGTTTCCGGCGAACGGCGCGCCCGCATCGTCCTGGTCATTCAGGACGACAAGGTGCGCAGCTGGGAGGACGAGGAGCGCGAATTCCTGGTCCTGGTGGCCCGCGGCCTGGGATTGATGGCCGAGCAGTTCCTGACCCGCGAGCGCATGAACGACCTTTTGCAGCTCGAGCGCGAGGTCTTCGACTCGCCCATCGAACTGGCCTACGACCGCCTGCTGGCCTATGCGGTCCGCCTGGTGCCCGGGGGCGAGGCCGGCAGCCTGCTGGTGCGCACCCCCGAAGACGACTTCCGCTACACCGCCTCCCTGGGCTACGAGCAGGAAGGGCTGAAGAAGATCCGCTTCAGCCTCGAGGACGTGCGCGACGTCTGGTACGGCGCCGGCGAGGAGGCCTGGCTTCGCGGCGAGCCCCGCGTCTTCTCCGCGGTGGAGCAGGACATCGCCGAGGTGAGCTACAAGACCGCGCCCATCGAGGTCATCGACCAGGCGGGCCGGGTGCGCGAGATCAAGGCCAACCTCTGCCTTCCGATCGTCTACCAGGGGGAGGTGCTGGCCGTCCTCAACATCGAGTCCTTCTCCGACCCCGAGGCCTTCGACGACGAGTCGGTCGAGGCGGCGCGTGTCTTCGCACAGCAGGCGGCGCTGCTGCTGCACGAGCAGCACTACCGCAACCTGCTCGAGCGGGCGGCGCACACCGACCCCCTCACCGGGCTGCCCAACCGCCGCGCCTTCGACGAGGAGTTCGCGGTGATGTGGCAGAGCGCCGAGCGCTACGGCTACCCCCTCTCGGTGCTGGTCATGGACCTGAGCCGCTTCAAGGAGATCAACGACCGCTACGGCCACGCCGCCGGCGACCAGGTGCTCGTGCGGGTGGGGCGGGTGCTCAGCGAGATCACCCGCAACGGCGACCGGATCTTCCGCTGGGGCGGGGACGAGTTCGCGGTGCTGATGCCGCACACGGTGTTGCTGGGCGCGGTGCGGGCGGCGGAGCGCTACGCCCGCGCCATCGAGCAGGTCTGCGTTGAGACGACCTGCGTTGGGGTGAACATCGGGGCCGCGGCCTTTCCCGAGGACACCCGCGACCCGGCCGAGCTGATCAAGCTGGCCGACGCGCGCATGTACCAGGCCAAGCGCTCGGGTTTGGTGGTCGAGCCCCGCTCCTAG
- a CDS encoding ABC transporter ATP-binding protein: MLRAENLTKRYRQGSVTVTALEGFSYDFPPGPTAVVGPSGSGKTTLLNLLAGFDLPTEGEVELGGARLDRLGEDERAGVRLEQAGFVFQSWNLLPTLTALENVAFPLLLAGVKANERRERALALLEQVGLADRAHHRPNQLSGGEQQRVAIARALALEPAVLFADEPTGNLDSAAGHKVLDLLLEHAAGERRLVLVTHDLEIAARAERVLHLRDGRLIKIEEPAAV, translated from the coding sequence ATGCTGCGCGCGGAGAACCTGACCAAGCGCTACCGCCAGGGCAGCGTCACCGTGACCGCCCTGGAAGGGTTCAGCTACGACTTCCCCCCCGGACCGACGGCCGTGGTGGGGCCCAGCGGCTCCGGCAAGACGACGCTGCTCAACCTGCTCGCCGGCTTCGACCTGCCCACCGAGGGCGAGGTCGAGCTGGGGGGCGCCCGCCTCGACCGCCTGGGCGAGGACGAGCGCGCCGGGGTGCGGCTCGAGCAGGCGGGGTTCGTCTTCCAGAGCTGGAACCTGCTGCCCACCCTGACGGCCCTCGAGAACGTCGCCTTTCCCCTGCTGCTCGCGGGGGTGAAGGCGAACGAGCGGCGCGAGCGGGCGCTGGCGCTGCTCGAGCAGGTGGGGCTGGCGGACCGCGCCCACCACCGCCCCAACCAGCTCTCCGGGGGCGAACAGCAGCGCGTGGCCATCGCCCGCGCCCTGGCGCTCGAGCCCGCGGTGCTCTTCGCCGACGAACCTACGGGCAACCTCGACTCCGCCGCCGGTCACAAGGTGCTCGACCTGCTGCTGGAGCACGCCGCCGGCGAGCGCCGGCTCGTCCTCGTCACCCACGACCTGGAGATTGCCGCCCGCGCCGAGCGGGTGCTGCACCTGCGCGACGGCAGGCTGATCAAGATCGAAGAACCCGCCGCCGTCTAG
- a CDS encoding ABC transporter permease — protein MELVLLVWRNLTARFTRSLFTWLGIAVATASMVLFLSFGEGLRQALVSEMGNFGPQIRVVAEGTDVFSPPQPELPPEMLDQIKALAPELGIRKIIPSVMLVRGGFDPTSSFIFHGLPEGADPRDFYPPAKAAAGRLDPHPDGAVVGAKKAELSRLTLGKPLRLSREVTVPVVGILEPASGLVDSLIFVPLKTLQQVLGTKNYGVFMILLDPDTKVEEVARKLEAAIPGIDAQSTNEALKFAERSLRIGDLIRFGISLVALVVGGLLVANTVMMSVYERTREFGVMRAIGARRRFIFGLVLSEALFLALAGGLAGVLAGVLGSAAINAYTQEAVGLALSAVTPRLALFSMAVALVLGLVAGLLPARGASRIPVTEALGRV, from the coding sequence GTGGAACTCGTTCTTTTGGTCTGGCGCAACCTGACCGCACGCTTCACCCGCAGCCTCTTCACCTGGCTGGGCATCGCCGTGGCCACGGCCTCGATGGTGCTCTTCCTCTCGTTTGGCGAGGGGCTGCGTCAGGCGCTCGTCAGCGAGATGGGCAACTTCGGCCCCCAGATCCGGGTGGTGGCCGAGGGCACCGACGTCTTCAGCCCGCCCCAGCCCGAGCTGCCTCCAGAGATGCTCGACCAGATCAAGGCCCTGGCCCCCGAGCTGGGCATCCGCAAGATCATCCCCTCGGTGATGCTGGTCCGCGGCGGGTTCGACCCGACGTCGAGCTTCATCTTCCACGGCCTGCCCGAAGGCGCGGACCCGCGCGACTTCTACCCGCCGGCCAAGGCGGCCGCGGGCCGGCTCGACCCCCACCCCGACGGCGCGGTGGTGGGGGCGAAGAAGGCCGAGCTGAGCCGGCTGACGCTGGGCAAGCCGCTGCGGCTGAGCCGCGAGGTCACCGTGCCGGTGGTGGGGATCCTCGAGCCCGCGAGCGGGCTGGTCGACAGCCTCATCTTCGTGCCGCTCAAAACGCTGCAGCAGGTCCTGGGCACCAAGAACTACGGCGTCTTCATGATCCTCCTCGACCCCGACACCAAGGTCGAAGAGGTGGCCCGGAAGCTGGAGGCGGCCATTCCCGGCATCGACGCCCAGAGCACCAACGAGGCCCTCAAATTCGCCGAGCGCTCGCTGCGCATCGGCGACCTGATCCGCTTCGGCATCAGCCTGGTGGCGCTGGTGGTGGGCGGGCTGCTCGTCGCCAACACCGTGATGATGAGCGTCTACGAGCGCACCCGCGAGTTCGGAGTGATGCGCGCCATCGGCGCGCGCCGCCGCTTCATCTTCGGCCTGGTGCTGTCGGAAGCCCTCTTCCTGGCGCTGGCCGGCGGCCTGGCGGGCGTGCTCGCGGGCGTGCTCGGCTCGGCGGCGATCAACGCCTACACCCAAGAGGCGGTGGGGCTCGCCCTCTCGGCGGTCACCCCGCGGCTGGCGCTGTTTTCGATGGCGGTCGCGCTGGTGCTGGGGCTGGTGGCGGGCCTGCTGCCGGCGCGGGGAGCCAGCCGCATTCCCGTGACCGAAGCCCTGGGGAGGGTCTGA